The following proteins are co-located in the Spinactinospora alkalitolerans genome:
- a CDS encoding Crp/Fnr family transcriptional regulator, with product MDESQRGDLLSLGTRREFAAGQVLLHQGESSTHVFVLVEGHVKILSESGSGRTILLAVRSRGDLVGELAGMDGSTRMARVAAIGAIAARLLPFDEFEGFLHRHPAAFRVVNGSVAAKLRSATDKIIDFSSQEVPVRVARALLRVLADHGRPVAGGVSIGIPLTQPELAAIVAASEPAVHKALAELRKHEVVSVGYRSYVVRDLPGLRRFAELPGEIPATP from the coding sequence TTGGACGAATCGCAGCGTGGTGACCTGCTCTCCCTCGGGACCCGGCGCGAATTCGCGGCGGGCCAGGTCCTGCTCCACCAAGGAGAATCGAGCACGCACGTGTTCGTGCTGGTCGAAGGGCACGTCAAGATCCTCAGCGAATCCGGCAGCGGCCGGACGATCCTGCTGGCGGTCCGCTCCCGAGGCGACCTCGTCGGCGAACTGGCCGGCATGGACGGCAGCACGCGGATGGCCCGGGTGGCGGCCATCGGGGCCATCGCGGCCCGGCTGCTGCCCTTCGACGAGTTCGAGGGCTTCCTGCACCGGCACCCGGCGGCCTTCCGGGTGGTGAACGGATCGGTGGCGGCGAAGCTGCGCTCGGCCACCGACAAGATCATCGACTTCAGCAGCCAGGAGGTACCGGTCCGGGTGGCGCGCGCCCTGCTGCGCGTCCTGGCCGACCACGGGCGTCCCGTCGCCGGCGGCGTCTCGATCGGCATCCCGCTCACCCAGCCCGAGCTCGCCGCCATCGTCGCCGCCTCGGAGCCCGCCGTGCACAAGGCGCTCGCCGAGCTGCGCAAGCACGAGGTGGTCAGCGTCGGGTACCGCAGCTACGTCGTGCGGGACCTGCCGGGCCTCAGGCGATTCGCCGAGCTGCCCGGGGAAATCCCGGCAACACCGTAG
- a CDS encoding ABC transporter ATP-binding protein: MSATTEAVDTGSERIALDVSGVTVVGHPSDVEIISDVSLRVRRGEILGLVGESGSGKTTLGLALLAHCKRATEITAGAIEVSGRALLGQSPSAVRRLRGRAVAYIPQSPASALNPALRLRTQLREALPEDVGGDERVREVLREVALPDDDAFLGRYPHQLSGGQQQRIAIAMAFIGRPDLIVLDEPTTGLDVTTQAHVLTTIREMTRTYGTAGVYISHDMAVVADLADEIAVMYKGELVERGPAAELIGAPKHPYTVQLLRAVPLLKTSGEEEPGDEPKTPVLRVKDLRASYGRTTVLEGIDLDVAPGDCVALLGESGSGKTTLSRSIVGLHHQFTGELTFDGEALAPSSYKRTADQRRRVQYIFQNPYEALNPRKRVRDLVLQPVLHLMGRVADPDGAVATALERAALPAEYGERFPEQLSGGERQRVSIARAIATRPDLLICDEITSALDVSVQAEIVELLRNLQDDGMALLFVTHNIALVSNIAQRVAVLNKGRIVEYGAVGTVLADPQHDYTRALIADTPDFELSFGESPMHTSMRDDRRSGAAERT, translated from the coding sequence GTGAGCGCAACGACCGAGGCCGTCGACACCGGTTCCGAGCGGATCGCCCTGGACGTCTCCGGCGTCACCGTCGTCGGACACCCCTCCGACGTGGAGATCATCTCCGACGTCTCGCTGCGCGTGCGGCGCGGTGAGATCCTTGGCCTGGTCGGGGAGTCGGGGTCGGGCAAGACGACCCTGGGCCTGGCGCTGCTGGCGCACTGCAAGCGCGCCACCGAGATCACCGCCGGCGCGATCGAGGTCTCGGGCCGGGCGCTGCTCGGGCAGTCCCCTTCGGCCGTGCGCAGACTGCGCGGCCGCGCCGTGGCCTACATCCCGCAGTCGCCGGCCTCGGCGCTCAACCCGGCGCTGCGGCTGCGCACCCAGCTGCGCGAGGCGCTGCCCGAGGACGTGGGCGGCGACGAGCGCGTGCGCGAGGTGCTGCGCGAGGTCGCGCTGCCCGACGACGACGCGTTCCTCGGCCGCTACCCGCACCAGCTTTCGGGCGGCCAGCAGCAGCGCATCGCGATCGCGATGGCGTTCATCGGCCGACCGGACCTGATCGTGCTGGACGAGCCCACCACCGGGCTGGACGTCACCACGCAGGCGCACGTGCTCACCACCATCAGGGAGATGACCCGCACCTACGGCACCGCCGGCGTCTACATCAGCCACGACATGGCGGTGGTCGCCGACCTCGCCGACGAGATCGCGGTCATGTACAAGGGCGAACTGGTGGAGCGGGGCCCCGCAGCCGAGTTGATCGGCGCGCCGAAGCACCCCTACACGGTCCAGTTGCTGCGCGCGGTCCCGCTGCTCAAGACCAGCGGCGAGGAGGAACCCGGGGACGAACCGAAGACCCCCGTCCTGCGGGTCAAGGACCTGCGGGCCTCCTACGGCCGGACCACGGTGCTGGAGGGGATCGACCTCGACGTCGCCCCCGGCGACTGCGTGGCGCTGCTCGGCGAGTCCGGGTCGGGCAAGACGACGCTGTCCCGCTCGATCGTCGGCCTGCACCACCAGTTCACCGGTGAGCTGACCTTTGACGGCGAGGCCCTGGCGCCCAGCAGCTACAAGCGGACCGCCGACCAGCGGCGCCGGGTGCAGTACATCTTCCAGAACCCCTACGAGGCGCTGAACCCGCGCAAGCGGGTGCGCGACCTCGTCCTGCAGCCGGTCCTGCACCTGATGGGCCGGGTCGCCGACCCGGACGGGGCCGTCGCCACCGCCCTGGAGCGCGCCGCGCTGCCGGCCGAGTACGGCGAGCGGTTCCCCGAACAGCTCAGCGGCGGCGAACGGCAGCGGGTGAGCATCGCCCGCGCCATCGCCACCCGGCCGGACCTGCTGATCTGCGACGAGATCACCTCGGCGCTGGACGTCTCGGTGCAGGCCGAGATCGTGGAGCTGCTGCGCAACCTGCAGGACGACGGCATGGCGCTGCTGTTCGTCACGCACAACATCGCACTGGTCAGCAACATCGCCCAGCGGGTCGCGGTGCTCAACAAGGGCAGGATCGTGGAGTACGGGGCCGTCGGCACGGTGCTGGCCGACCCGCAGCACGACTACACCCGCGCGCTGATCGCGGACACGCCCGACTTCGAGCTGTCCTTCGGCGAGTCGCCGATGCACACGAGCATGCGCGACGACCGGAGGAGCGGGGCGGCCGAGCGGACGTAA
- a CDS encoding ABC transporter permease produces the protein MSTTTEAGPPVDSAAAPAAAAPKRRRAGLFRTAWRYGRTKVGVVLAGLIVAIAVLGPFISPHTPTEFVGEPYVTSAEGVLFGTDQLGRDVLSRFLNGGYTLLLLAGSAALGGVAAGTVLGIVAGYRRGWPDELIMRLNDIVLAFPQLIAALLVMSVIGPRVWLIVLIVGVTHVPRVARVIREATLRVIEQDFIKSAEAIGVPRWKIMVREILPNITSPLLVELGLRLTYSIGVVAVLGFLGMGLQPPTADWGLMINENRIAITVQPWAVALPVAAVAVLTIGANLITDGLSRASIGIDRGVEK, from the coding sequence ATGAGTACGACGACGGAGGCCGGCCCCCCGGTCGACAGCGCCGCCGCACCCGCCGCGGCCGCGCCGAAGCGGCGCCGCGCCGGCCTGTTCCGGACCGCGTGGCGCTACGGCCGCACCAAGGTCGGCGTGGTCCTGGCCGGGCTGATCGTGGCGATCGCGGTCCTCGGCCCCTTCATCAGCCCGCACACCCCCACGGAGTTCGTCGGCGAACCCTACGTGACCAGCGCGGAAGGCGTCCTGTTCGGCACCGACCAGCTCGGCCGCGACGTGCTCAGCCGCTTCCTCAACGGCGGCTACACCCTGCTCCTGCTGGCCGGGTCGGCCGCGCTCGGCGGCGTCGCCGCGGGAACGGTCCTGGGCATCGTGGCAGGCTACCGGCGCGGCTGGCCCGACGAGCTGATCATGCGCCTCAACGACATCGTCCTGGCTTTCCCCCAGCTCATCGCGGCGCTGCTGGTGATGTCCGTCATCGGCCCCCGGGTGTGGCTGATCGTGCTGATCGTCGGGGTCACGCATGTGCCCCGGGTCGCCCGCGTCATCCGCGAGGCGACGCTGCGGGTGATCGAACAGGACTTCATCAAGTCCGCCGAGGCCATCGGCGTGCCCCGGTGGAAGATCATGGTCCGCGAGATCCTGCCCAACATCACCAGCCCGCTGCTGGTGGAGCTGGGGCTGCGGCTGACCTACTCGATCGGCGTGGTCGCCGTCCTGGGCTTCCTCGGCATGGGCCTGCAGCCGCCGACGGCCGACTGGGGCCTGATGATCAACGAGAACCGGATCGCCATCACGGTGCAGCCGTGGGCGGTGGCCCTGCCCGTGGCCGCGGTCGCGGTGCTGACCATCGGGGCCAACCTCATCACCGACGGGCTCTCCCGGGCCTCGATCGGCATCGACAGAGGGGTGGAGAAGTGA
- a CDS encoding ABC transporter permease — MTRLILNRLLFGLITLFAVSVVVFLATQTLPGDAARAILGREATPERLDAMREQLHLYDPLVVQYGKWLAGVATLDFGQSFAAGLPVGEYLAPRVSNSLWLMGFAAIIATPVALALGAYSALRRDKGTDHATSMGTLILASLPEFAVGIVLILVFSTGWLRLFPPVFGGGAGAVWQYPDQLVLPVLTLALAVSPPIVRMMRASMIEVLESEYVQQARLKGLPERTVIWRHAAPNAIGPVAQVIALQLAWLAGGVVAIEYLFRFPGIGLALMDAITTRDLPVIQAVVLLIAGVYIVVNLLADIVGLAANPKVRVSAR, encoded by the coding sequence ATGACACGTCTGATCCTCAACCGCCTGCTGTTCGGGCTGATCACCCTGTTCGCGGTCTCCGTCGTCGTCTTCCTGGCGACCCAGACCCTGCCCGGCGACGCGGCCCGCGCCATCCTCGGCCGCGAGGCGACCCCGGAGCGGCTCGACGCCATGCGCGAGCAGCTCCACCTCTACGATCCGCTGGTCGTCCAGTACGGCAAGTGGCTCGCCGGCGTCGCGACCCTCGACTTCGGTCAGTCCTTCGCCGCCGGCCTGCCGGTCGGCGAGTACCTGGCGCCGCGCGTCTCCAACTCGCTGTGGCTGATGGGCTTCGCCGCGATCATCGCCACCCCCGTCGCGCTCGCGCTCGGCGCCTACAGCGCCCTGCGCCGCGACAAGGGGACGGACCACGCCACGTCCATGGGCACGCTCATCCTGGCCTCCCTGCCGGAGTTCGCCGTCGGCATCGTGCTCATCCTGGTCTTCTCGACCGGCTGGCTGCGGCTGTTCCCCCCGGTCTTCGGCGGCGGGGCCGGCGCGGTGTGGCAGTACCCGGACCAACTGGTGCTGCCCGTGCTCACCCTCGCTCTGGCGGTCAGCCCGCCGATCGTGCGCATGATGCGCGCCTCCATGATCGAGGTCCTGGAGAGCGAGTACGTGCAGCAGGCACGGTTGAAGGGGCTGCCGGAGCGCACCGTGATCTGGCGGCACGCGGCCCCCAACGCGATCGGCCCGGTGGCCCAGGTCATCGCGCTGCAGTTGGCCTGGCTGGCCGGCGGCGTGGTCGCCATCGAATACCTGTTCCGCTTCCCCGGCATCGGCCTGGCGCTGATGGACGCGATCACCACCAGGGACCTGCCCGTGATCCAGGCCGTGGTGCTGCTGATCGCCGGTGTCTACATCGTGGTCAACCTGCTGGCCGACATCGTGGGTCTGGCCGCGAACCCGAAGGTGAGGGTGTCCGCACGATGA
- a CDS encoding ABC transporter substrate-binding protein — MPSLPRKPDRDPRSAPAHGTTRRDVLRFGAAGAVVAPALVACGSAANPDAYVRQQDYDDPRRGGRLRIGIAGGSAADSIDAHIAVDNTDIARVFNLYDTLCAFGTDYAIEMALAESIEPNAEATVWTVVLREGVKFHDGRDITAADVAFSLRRITDPDDPKTGAAGFATLDRDGIEAVDERTVKVPFTEATVNLLDVLAEYYSGIVPQDYDPAAPVGSGPFKYQDFTAGVRSLFTRFDEYWREGEPFVDELEIINFPDDTARVNALLGGQVEAISQLPHSQVKVVDAYDHLAVLESESGQWLPFTMRVDSEPFDDVRVRQAFRLIVDRQQMIDQALSGYGSIGNDLYARFDPAYADDLPQREQDIEEAKRLLAEAGHGDGLEVELVTGPINAGVVEAAQVFAEQAKAAGVTVNLRRVTSEEFYGDNYLKWDFAQDFWGTRNYVSQAAQGSLPDAPFNETHWADEEWIDLVKEAQATVDDDERAELLHSAQEIEYERGGYIVWGFTTVIDGYNANVKGFEPSVTGHPLTGYRFRGVWFETK, encoded by the coding sequence GTGCCATCGTTACCGCGGAAGCCCGATCGCGATCCGAGGAGCGCTCCCGCCCACGGCACGACCCGCCGCGACGTGCTCAGGTTCGGTGCGGCCGGCGCGGTCGTCGCCCCGGCCCTCGTCGCGTGCGGTTCGGCCGCCAACCCCGACGCCTACGTGCGCCAGCAGGACTACGACGACCCCCGGCGCGGCGGCCGGCTGCGCATCGGCATCGCCGGGGGCTCCGCGGCCGACAGCATCGACGCCCACATCGCGGTCGACAACACCGACATCGCGCGGGTCTTCAACCTCTACGACACGCTCTGCGCCTTCGGCACCGACTACGCGATCGAGATGGCGCTGGCCGAGTCCATCGAGCCCAACGCCGAGGCGACGGTGTGGACGGTCGTGCTCAGGGAGGGCGTGAAGTTCCACGACGGCAGGGACATCACAGCCGCCGACGTGGCCTTCTCACTGCGCCGCATCACCGACCCCGACGACCCCAAGACCGGCGCGGCCGGCTTCGCCACGCTGGACCGGGACGGCATCGAGGCCGTCGACGAGCGCACGGTCAAGGTCCCGTTCACCGAGGCCACCGTCAACCTGCTCGACGTCCTCGCCGAGTACTACAGCGGGATCGTGCCGCAGGACTACGACCCGGCGGCCCCCGTGGGATCCGGCCCGTTCAAGTACCAGGACTTCACCGCCGGCGTGCGCAGCCTGTTCACCCGCTTCGACGAGTACTGGCGCGAGGGCGAGCCCTTCGTCGACGAGCTGGAGATCATCAACTTCCCCGACGACACCGCGCGCGTCAACGCGCTGCTCGGCGGCCAGGTCGAGGCCATCAGCCAACTGCCGCACAGCCAGGTCAAGGTCGTCGACGCCTACGACCACCTCGCCGTCCTGGAGTCCGAGAGCGGCCAGTGGCTGCCGTTCACCATGCGGGTGGACAGCGAACCCTTCGACGACGTGCGCGTCCGCCAGGCGTTCCGGCTCATCGTGGACCGGCAGCAGATGATCGACCAGGCGCTGTCGGGCTACGGCTCCATCGGCAACGACCTCTACGCCCGCTTCGACCCGGCCTACGCCGACGACCTCCCCCAGCGCGAGCAGGACATCGAGGAGGCCAAGCGGCTGCTGGCGGAGGCCGGCCACGGGGACGGCCTGGAGGTCGAGCTCGTCACCGGCCCGATCAACGCCGGGGTCGTCGAGGCCGCGCAGGTCTTCGCCGAGCAGGCCAAGGCCGCCGGCGTCACCGTGAACCTGCGCAGGGTGACCTCGGAGGAGTTCTACGGCGACAACTACCTGAAGTGGGACTTCGCCCAGGACTTCTGGGGCACCCGCAACTACGTCTCCCAGGCCGCCCAGGGCAGCCTGCCCGACGCGCCGTTCAACGAGACGCACTGGGCCGACGAGGAGTGGATCGACCTCGTCAAGGAGGCCCAGGCCACCGTCGACGACGACGAGCGCGCCGAACTGCTGCACAGCGCGCAGGAGATCGAGTACGAGCGCGGCGGCTACATCGTGTGGGGCTTCACGACCGTGATCGACGGCTACAACGCCAACGTCAAGGGCTTCGAGCCGTCGGTGACCGGCCACCCGCTGACGGGCTACCGCTTCCGCGGGGTGTGGTTCGAGACGAAGTGA
- a CDS encoding ATP-binding protein — protein MKIAFAGKGGSGKTTLSALFTRYLAGAGLPAVAIDADINQHLGAALGVPPSELAGVAPLGSHIDEIKEVLRGDNPRIASAGEMVKTTPPGRGSRLLDLSPDNPIHRRFGHRTDGATLMLTGPFGEDDLGVACYHSKVGAAELYLNHLVDGPGEYVVVDMTAGADSFASGLFTRFDVTFLVAEPTLRGVGVYRQYAEYARDHGVTIKVIGNKVQGPDDVEFLREHVGEALDVCLGQSAFVRAMEKGRHPDFGELEEDSVKALARMRDTVDGTVKDWAKFTRQSVEFHLRNARAWADDATGADLGAQVDPEFVMGPQALTGRPVAP, from the coding sequence GTGAAGATCGCGTTCGCAGGCAAGGGCGGCAGCGGTAAGACCACCCTGTCGGCCCTGTTCACCCGGTACCTCGCGGGAGCAGGCCTCCCCGCCGTGGCGATCGACGCCGACATCAACCAGCACCTGGGGGCCGCCCTGGGCGTGCCGCCCTCCGAGCTCGCCGGCGTCGCACCGCTCGGCTCGCACATCGACGAGATCAAGGAGGTGCTGCGCGGCGACAACCCGCGCATCGCCTCGGCGGGAGAGATGGTCAAGACGACGCCGCCCGGCCGCGGGTCGCGGCTGCTGGACCTCTCCCCCGACAACCCGATCCACCGGCGTTTCGGCCACCGGACCGACGGGGCGACCCTGATGCTCACCGGCCCGTTCGGCGAGGACGACCTCGGCGTGGCCTGCTACCACTCCAAGGTGGGCGCGGCCGAGCTCTACCTGAACCATCTGGTCGACGGGCCGGGCGAGTACGTCGTGGTCGACATGACCGCCGGCGCCGACTCCTTCGCCTCGGGCCTGTTCACCCGCTTCGACGTCACCTTCCTGGTGGCCGAGCCGACGCTGCGCGGGGTCGGCGTCTACCGGCAGTACGCCGAGTACGCCCGGGACCACGGCGTCACCATCAAGGTCATCGGCAACAAGGTCCAGGGCCCCGACGACGTGGAGTTCCTGCGCGAGCACGTCGGCGAGGCCCTCGACGTCTGCCTGGGGCAGTCGGCGTTCGTGCGGGCGATGGAGAAGGGCCGCCACCCCGACTTCGGCGAACTGGAGGAGGACAGCGTCAAGGCGCTGGCCCGGATGCGCGACACCGTCGACGGCACCGTCAAGGACTGGGCGAAGTTCACCCGCCAGAGCGTGGAGTTCCACCTCCGCAACGCGCGGGCGTGGGCCGATGACGCCACCGGAGCGGACCTGGGCGCGCAGGTGGACCCGGAGTTCGTCATGGGACCGCAGGCTCTGACGGGGCGACCGGTCGCCCCGTGA
- a CDS encoding ATP-binding protein, with the protein MSESQRLQECAAADPFDAPALDTDELLGTATDHTVWSCVGNLTAVRSIRARVREFLERTGHPGSVQDDAELAVSELATNALLHSRSGQIGGVMTLFIRTDQDCVRIAVADQGEKTTETAEGGALREDGEDYGRGKLIIENCTSRSGEYWTDATHVAWFEID; encoded by the coding sequence ATGAGCGAATCGCAGCGACTTCAGGAATGCGCCGCTGCTGACCCGTTCGACGCCCCCGCCCTGGACACGGACGAGCTTCTCGGGACCGCCACCGATCACACCGTGTGGAGCTGCGTCGGCAACCTCACCGCGGTGCGCTCGATCCGCGCCAGGGTGCGCGAGTTCCTGGAGCGGACCGGCCACCCCGGATCGGTTCAGGACGACGCCGAGCTCGCGGTCAGCGAACTCGCGACGAACGCGCTGCTGCACTCCCGGTCCGGTCAGATCGGCGGCGTGATGACGCTGTTCATCCGGACCGACCAGGACTGCGTCAGGATCGCGGTGGCCGACCAGGGGGAGAAGACCACCGAGACGGCCGAAGGCGGGGCGCTGCGCGAGGACGGCGAGGACTACGGGCGGGGCAAGCTCATCATCGAGAACTGCACGTCCCGCAGCGGGGAGTACTGGACCGACGCCACCCACGTCGCCTGGTTCGAGATCGACTGA
- a CDS encoding AMP-binding protein: MEVDRPSGSSRAERPVPPDARASPAGSLTGGLLERLRRRDRRSFVADSLGGRIGAVEFAGTVERAASGLGRRGIRPDDTVGILAPVGTARLTAVYAAMAAGGVALPLELASDLETLIDVLVETDTRLIVVTAALADVALELAERSRVRQVVAFGGAPETTPFDELLLPSPGGAAPVPPRGRSGSGVLSYAPCSGRGVRTALHSHADLLGRFHRLGDELGVTGSDVVAVENGMAESDRAALAAVALWNGASVVAVALDDEEGGRRVLAGFGATVRGRPVPRRIGVPA, translated from the coding sequence ATGGAGGTTGACCGGCCATCCGGCTCCTCTCGCGCGGAACGGCCCGTTCCCCCCGATGCCCGCGCGTCCCCCGCCGGATCGCTCACCGGCGGACTGCTCGAACGGCTGAGACGCCGCGACCGGCGCTCCTTCGTCGCCGACTCCCTCGGCGGGCGGATCGGCGCCGTCGAATTCGCCGGCACCGTCGAGCGCGCCGCGTCCGGGCTCGGCCGCCGCGGCATACGCCCCGATGACACGGTGGGGATCCTGGCCCCGGTCGGCACCGCCCGGCTCACGGCCGTGTACGCGGCGATGGCCGCGGGCGGCGTCGCGCTGCCGCTGGAACTCGCCTCCGACCTGGAGACGCTGATCGATGTGCTGGTCGAGACGGACACCCGGCTGATCGTGGTGACCGCGGCGCTGGCCGACGTCGCGCTGGAGCTCGCGGAGCGGTCCAGGGTGCGCCAGGTCGTCGCGTTCGGCGGCGCCCCGGAGACGACTCCGTTCGACGAACTGCTGCTCCCCTCCCCCGGCGGCGCCGCCCCGGTCCCCCCGCGCGGCCGGTCCGGCAGCGGCGTGCTGAGCTACGCTCCCTGCTCCGGCCGGGGCGTGCGCACGGCCCTGCACTCCCACGCCGATCTGCTCGGCCGCTTCCACCGACTGGGCGACGAGCTCGGCGTCACCGGCTCCGACGTCGTCGCGGTCGAGAACGGCATGGCCGAGTCCGACCGTGCCGCGCTGGCCGCCGTCGCGCTGTGGAACGGCGCTTCCGTGGTCGCCGTCGCCCTCGACGACGAAGAGGGCGGGCGGCGGGTCCTGGCCGGTTTCGGCGCGACGGTCCGGGGCCGCCCGGTTCCCCGGCGCATCGGCGTTCCCGCCTGA
- a CDS encoding helix-turn-helix transcriptional regulator, with product MASHTAPARQNLPLETDGFIGRERDVSDLLRLLDVNRLVTLCGVGGIGKTRLALRVATHATGSFPDGVWLAELADVRTRDEVVSRIASAVGVREETGREPGATLQDALRPRRLLLVLDNCEHVIDDVAAVSRSVLDFCPSVSLLLTSREPVRIGGESVWRVPPLSLPQRHGDADPGESEAVRLFVERARSCAPDFAVTPERLRTVAGICRRLDGIPLGIELAAARVRLLSLPQIADRLSDRFRFLTSGDRGAPARQRTLRAVIDWSHALLSDAERVLLRRLSVFSGWNLELAEQVCCDELLPKVDVLDLITSLVDRSLVTVVGEQRGRVRYRLLDTIRHYAAERLAEAGEEVALRTRHREQMLRIAEDLADDVGHRTGLPWSQRLLLWQQAVAEYDNLRASLNWSVSRDDVEEGLRLCVAMRPFWMANGHFAEGICWTDRLLAMDGASGVGEALRGRAMVRRAELAWEQPDHARAREIGEEGLRLCREAGDDPSVALALNTLAMIDVRGRRYDRARRRLAEVTELTRGIGDRWNEGIARGILGALAAREGSLDAADAHYEAAMAILRDSDHRWGVGRTLIGRGTVAEARGDLLDADRYFREALDILRGVGASPELARCLAGVGRVAARQGATRQAYDYLSESLLMSHGTGQRMGVARCLSAIAGVAAGQGLAEEAHRIAGAAAAIRERAGFPPSASARPAVAEESAVDSRTLDSRWEQGRGLSVEESVAAALHLIDAGRVLPPPPVGADTAAERTAPPSLTPREHEIALLIGDGMGNRAIAEALFISPVTVARHVANIHTKLGFNSRTQIAAWISEHTVRS from the coding sequence ATGGCATCACACACCGCGCCGGCGCGGCAGAACCTGCCCTTGGAGACCGATGGCTTCATCGGCCGTGAGCGCGACGTGAGCGACCTGCTCCGGCTGCTCGACGTCAATCGGCTGGTCACGCTGTGCGGCGTGGGCGGCATCGGCAAGACCCGGCTGGCCCTGCGCGTGGCCACGCACGCCACCGGTTCCTTTCCCGACGGCGTGTGGCTGGCCGAACTCGCCGACGTCCGCACCCGCGACGAGGTCGTCTCGCGGATCGCCTCGGCCGTCGGCGTCCGCGAGGAGACCGGCCGGGAGCCCGGCGCGACGCTGCAGGACGCGCTGCGGCCCCGGCGCCTGCTGCTGGTGCTGGACAACTGCGAGCACGTCATCGACGACGTGGCCGCCGTCAGCCGGTCGGTGCTGGACTTCTGCCCGTCGGTCTCGCTGCTGCTGACCAGCAGGGAGCCGGTCCGCATCGGCGGCGAGTCGGTGTGGCGGGTGCCGCCGCTGTCGCTGCCGCAGCGGCACGGCGACGCCGATCCGGGCGAGTCGGAGGCGGTGCGGCTGTTCGTCGAGCGCGCCCGCTCCTGCGCGCCCGACTTCGCCGTGACGCCGGAACGGCTGCGCACCGTGGCCGGCATCTGCCGACGGCTCGACGGCATCCCACTGGGCATCGAACTGGCGGCCGCCCGGGTCCGGCTGCTCTCCCTGCCCCAGATCGCCGACCGGCTGAGCGATCGGTTCCGCTTCCTGACCAGCGGGGACCGCGGCGCTCCGGCCCGCCAGCGGACGCTGCGCGCCGTCATCGACTGGAGCCACGCGCTGCTGAGCGACGCCGAACGGGTCCTGCTGCGGCGGCTGTCGGTGTTCTCCGGCTGGAACCTGGAACTGGCCGAACAGGTCTGCTGCGACGAACTGCTGCCCAAGGTCGACGTCCTCGACCTGATCACCTCCCTGGTGGACCGGTCCCTGGTCACGGTCGTCGGCGAACAGCGGGGACGGGTCCGCTACCGGCTGCTCGACACGATCCGGCACTACGCCGCCGAACGGCTGGCCGAGGCGGGCGAGGAGGTGGCTCTGCGGACCCGGCACCGCGAGCAGATGCTGCGGATCGCCGAGGACCTCGCCGACGACGTGGGGCACCGCACCGGACTGCCGTGGTCGCAGCGCCTTCTGCTCTGGCAGCAGGCCGTGGCCGAGTACGACAACCTGCGCGCCTCGCTGAACTGGTCGGTCTCCCGGGACGATGTGGAGGAGGGCTTGCGGCTGTGCGTCGCGATGCGCCCGTTCTGGATGGCCAACGGGCACTTCGCCGAGGGCATCTGCTGGACCGACCGGCTCCTGGCGATGGACGGCGCGAGCGGGGTCGGGGAGGCGCTGCGCGGCCGGGCCATGGTCCGCCGCGCCGAACTGGCCTGGGAGCAGCCGGACCACGCCCGGGCCCGCGAGATCGGCGAGGAGGGGCTGCGGCTGTGCCGGGAGGCCGGTGACGACCCGTCGGTGGCACTGGCCCTGAACACCCTCGCCATGATCGACGTCCGCGGCCGCCGCTACGACCGGGCCCGGCGGCGGCTGGCCGAGGTGACGGAGCTGACCCGCGGGATCGGCGACCGCTGGAACGAGGGCATCGCCCGCGGGATCCTCGGCGCGCTGGCCGCCCGCGAGGGGAGCCTCGACGCGGCCGACGCCCACTACGAGGCGGCGATGGCGATCCTGCGCGACTCCGACCACCGGTGGGGGGTGGGCCGCACCCTCATCGGCCGGGGGACGGTCGCCGAGGCGCGGGGCGACCTCCTCGACGCCGACCGCTACTTCCGCGAGGCCCTCGACATCCTGCGCGGCGTCGGGGCATCCCCGGAGCTCGCCCGCTGCCTGGCCGGGGTGGGCCGGGTCGCCGCTCGGCAGGGGGCCACCCGGCAGGCCTACGACTACCTGAGCGAGAGCCTGCTCATGAGCCACGGGACGGGCCAGCGCATGGGGGTGGCCCGGTGCCTGTCGGCCATCGCCGGGGTGGCCGCCGGCCAGGGGCTGGCGGAGGAGGCCCACCGCATCGCCGGCGCGGCCGCGGCCATCCGCGAGCGCGCGGGGTTTCCCCCGTCGGCCTCGGCCCGGCCCGCGGTGGCGGAGGAGTCCGCGGTCGACTCCCGCACGCTCGACTCCCGGTGGGAGCAGGGACGCGGTCTCAGCGTGGAGGAGAGCGTGGCGGCGGCGCTGCACCTGATCGACGCGGGACGGGTCCTGCCGCCGCCCCCGGTCGGTGCCGATACGGCCGCGGAGCGGACCGCTCCCCCGTCCCTGACCCCCCGTGAGCACGAGATCGCGCTGCTCATCGGGGACGGGATGGGCAACCGCGCGATCGCCGAGGCGCTGTTCATCAGCCCCGTCACGGTCGCCCGCCACGTGGCCAACATCCACACCAAACTGGGTTTCAACTCCCGGACCCAGATCGCCGCCTGGATCTCCGAGCACACGGTGCGGTCGTAG